A genomic segment from Kyrpidia tusciae DSM 2912 encodes:
- a CDS encoding methylated-DNA--[protein]-cysteine S-methyltransferase, whose translation MAVYDELETPLGTLRVVMDSVGVSRVALTEEDWGEIQREFHDLVRDPESCRDAVRQLDEYFSGRRRAFDVALSLPEDSPFRRRVWAALCEIPYGEVRSYGEIAAALGNPRAVRAVGQANRANPLPIFIPCHRVVGKKGDLVGYAGSRTDLKAHLLRLEGALAE comes from the coding sequence GTGGCCGTGTATGATGAACTGGAAACGCCTCTTGGGACCCTTCGTGTGGTCATGGATTCGGTCGGCGTGAGCCGGGTGGCGCTGACCGAGGAGGATTGGGGAGAGATCCAGCGGGAGTTTCACGACCTCGTCCGGGATCCGGAGTCCTGTCGCGATGCCGTCCGCCAGCTCGATGAGTATTTTTCCGGGCGCCGTCGCGCCTTTGATGTGGCCCTGTCGCTCCCCGAGGACAGTCCGTTTCGCCGGCGGGTATGGGCGGCCCTGTGCGAGATCCCCTACGGAGAGGTGCGAAGTTACGGGGAGATCGCCGCGGCCCTCGGGAACCCCCGGGCGGTGCGGGCGGTGGGCCAAGCCAATCGGGCCAACCCCTTGCCGATTTTTATCCCGTGTCACCGAGTGGTGGGAAAAAAAGGGGACTTGGTGGGATATGCCGGGTCCCGGACCGATCTGAAAGCCCATTTACTGCGATTGGAAGGGGCGCTGGCGGAATGA
- a CDS encoding DUF523 domain-containing protein: MILVSACLAGCHCRYDGSSRGLSWIEEWVAQGRAIPVCPEQLGGLPTPRPPAQIVGGEGGDVLDGRAKVLTQEGKDVSESFVRGAEEALHFARMVGASAAVLKQRSPSCGCGAIYDGTFTGNMRPGRGVTAALLERHGIPVYSEEDESGGVFGTEDS; the protein is encoded by the coding sequence ATGATTCTGGTCTCGGCGTGTCTGGCGGGTTGTCATTGTCGATACGACGGCTCCAGCCGGGGGTTGTCGTGGATTGAGGAGTGGGTGGCCCAGGGCCGGGCCATCCCCGTCTGCCCGGAGCAGCTCGGCGGTCTTCCCACCCCGAGGCCGCCGGCCCAGATCGTCGGCGGTGAAGGCGGGGATGTGTTGGATGGGCGGGCCAAAGTACTGACCCAAGAGGGCAAGGACGTATCCGAGTCCTTCGTGCGGGGCGCCGAAGAAGCTCTTCACTTCGCCCGTATGGTCGGTGCATCGGCCGCCGTGTTGAAACAGAGGAGCCCATCCTGCGGATGCGGCGCGATCTATGACGGCACCTTTACGGGAAATATGCGCCCCGGGCGCGGGGTGACGGCTGCTCTGTTGGAGCGCCACGGCATCCCGGTCTACTCGGAAGAAGACGAGTCCGGAGGCGTATTCGGGACGGAGGATTCGTGA
- a CDS encoding Ada metal-binding domain-containing protein, with translation MTFLREHIRIFSSLQDALRAGFRPCRRCRPGHESSVPNTPPDSSSSE, from the coding sequence ATGACCTTCCTCCGGGAACACATCCGAATCTTTTCGAGCCTGCAAGATGCCCTTCGGGCCGGATTCCGCCCCTGCAGACGATGCCGGCCCGGTCACGAATCCTCCGTCCCGAATACGCCTCCGGACTCGTCTTCTTCCGAGTAG